The proteins below are encoded in one region of Carettochelys insculpta isolate YL-2023 chromosome 14, ASM3395843v1, whole genome shotgun sequence:
- the CAPNS2 gene encoding calpain small subunit 2, with protein MFLVQSLLGGGGSGGGSLVRGLEGLLAGSGRGEGNLGGLVGGLVNIVSEVAAEYIPEPPPPPHSHFMNVEASESEEERQFHRLFVQLAGDDMEVCATELMNILNKVVARHKDLKTEGFSLDTCRSLVSVMDSDTTGKLGFEEFKYLWSNIKKWQCVYKEHSSDQSGTVERAQLPDAFKAAGFQLHEQLYQMIIRRYSNENGNMDFTNFISCMVRLDGMFRAFKSLDQDGDGLINMNIQEWLQLTMYS; from the coding sequence ATGTTCCTTGTTCAGTCCTTGCTCGGTGGAGGGGGCAGTGGTGGAGGGAGTCTTGTGAGAGGCCTTGAGGGTCTTTTAGCAGGAAGTGGACGAGGAGAGGGAAATCTTGGAGGGCTTGTTGGAGGCCTCGTCAACATTGTTAGTGAGGTAGCAGCTGAGTACATTCCAGAACCACCTCCACCTCCTCACAGCCACTTCATGAATGTGGAAGCCAGTGAGAGTGAGGAGGAGCGTCAGTTTCACCGACTGTttgtgcagctggctggagacGACATGGAAGTGTGCGCAACCGAATTGATGAACATTCTAAACAAGGTGGTTGCTCGACATAAAGACCTGAAGACGGAGGGCTTCAGCCTGGACACGTGCCGGAGCCTGGTGTCAGTCATGGACAGTGACACAACTGGCAAACTGGGCTTTGAGGAGTTTAAGTACCTGTGGAGCAACATCAAGAAATGGCAATGTGTGTACAAAGAACACAGCTCTGACCAATCGGGAACTGTTGAGCGAGCTCAGCTGCCAGATGCTTTCAAGGCTGCAGGGTTCCAACTGCACGAACAGCTCTACCAAATGATCATTCGCAGATACTCCAATGAAAATGGGAACATGGATTTCACtaacttcatcagctgcatggtgCGACTGGATGGCATGTTCCGAGCCTTTAAATCCCTGGACCAAGATGGAGACGGCCTCATCAACATGAACATTCAAGAGTGGCTGCAGCTGACTATGTACTCCTAA